Proteins from a single region of Brachyhypopomus gauderio isolate BG-103 unplaced genomic scaffold, BGAUD_0.2 sc230, whole genome shotgun sequence:
- the LOC143503735 gene encoding E3 ubiquitin-protein ligase TRIM39-like, translating to MAATNILSEEDFSCPVCCDIFRDPVVLSCSHSVCKTCLQQFWETKGSQECPVCRRRSSKSEPPCNLVLKNLCEAFLASRSQRSSVGSEVLCSLHNEKLKVFCLEDQKPLCVVCQISKAHKTHDCCPVEEAVCDFKNKLKTSLKSLQQHLKVLEQHKQVCEKTAAHIKYQAQHTERQIKEEFEKIHQFLRDEEAARIAALKEEEEQKSHMMRRKIEEMSGEIASLSDQIRNTEKEMEAENIPFLLNVSSTLKKVHHTPKQHEKVSGALINVAKHLSNLKFRVWERMQKILQYYPVTLDPNTAHPHLHLSDDLTTVEWRPQKSLLPDNPERFDEYVCVLGSEGFNSGTHCWDVDVGDSDDWELGVIRESEWRKGERVWDSVWSLENLMGTYRTYCPGQTGHYFTPTEKLQRVRVQLDWDRGKVTFTDILTSSHLHTITHTFTDTVFPFFYNHSSSSMRILPAKISVTVEQQS from the exons atggctgctacaaacattctgtcagaagaagatttttcatgtcctgtgtgctgtgacatcttcagggatcctgttgtactgtcatgtagccacagtgtgtgtaaaacctgtctgcagcagttctgggaaaccaagggatctcaagaatgtccagtttgtaggaGAAGATCTTCTAAATCTGAACCTCCCTGTAATCTTGTCCTAAAGAACTTGTGTGAGGCTTTTCTAGCGAGCAGGAGTCAGAGATCTTCAGTAGGGTCTGAggttctctgcagtctgcacaatgagaaactcaaagtcttctgtctggaggaccagaagcctctgtgtgtggtgtgtcagatttcaaaggCCCATAAAACTCACGACTGCTGTCCagtagaggaagctgtgtgtgactttaag aacaaactcaagacctcactgaagtctctacagcagcatctgaaggtCTTAGAGCAACATAAACAAGtctgtgagaaaacagcagcacacattaag tatcaggcccagcacacagagaggcagataaaggaggagtttgagaagatccaccagtttctaagagatgaagaagcagcaagaatagctgcactgaaggaggaagaggagcagaagagtcacatgatgaggaggaagattgaggagatgagtggagaaatagcatctctttcagatcaaatcagaaacacagagaaggagatggaagctgagaacatcccgttcttacta aacgtgtcgTCCACACTGAAAAA agttcatcacaccccaaaacaacatgagaaggtgtcaggagctctgatcaatgtagcaaaacatctttccaacctgaagttcagagtctgggagagaatgcagaagattctccagtact accctgttactctggaccccaacactgcacatccacacctccacctgtctgatgatctcactactgtagaatggagaccacagaaatcactgcttcctgataatccagagagatttgatgagtatgtgtgtgtcctgggctctgagggctttaactcagggacacactgctgggatgttgatgttggagacagtgatgactgggaactgggtgtaattagagagtctgaatggagaaagggagagagggtcTGGGATTCAGTGTGGAGTCTGGAGAACCTAATGGGCACTTATCGTACATACTGCCCAGGACAGACAGGTCACTACTTCACACCTACAGAGAAActgcagagggtcagagttcagctggactgggacagggggaaagtgacattcactgatattctaaccagttcacacctgcacactataacacacacttttactgacacTGTTTTCCCTTTTTTCTATAATCACAGTTCCTCTTCTATGAGGATCTTACCAGCAAAGATATCAGTAACTGTGGAACAGCAAAGTTAA
- the LOC143503734 gene encoding E3 ubiquitin-protein ligase TRIM35-like encodes MAATNPLSEEEFSCPVCCDIFRDPVILSCTHSVCKTCLQQFWETKGSRECPVCRRRSFNSNPPLNRALKNLCESFLESRSERSSSGSEVLCSLHNEKLKVFCLEDQQPVCVVCQISKAHKTHDCCPIDEAVCDFKNKLKTSLESLQQHLKVLEEDKQACEKTAAHIKYQAQHTERQIKEEFEKIHQFLRDEEAARIAALKEEEEQKSLMMRRKIEEMSGEIASLSDQIRNTEKEMEAENILFLLNVSSTLKQVHHTPKQHEKVSGALINVAKHLSNLKFRVWERMQKILQYYPVTLDPNTAHPELHLSDDLTTVEQRPQNSLLPDNPERFDVWECVLGSEGFNSGTHCWDVDVGDSDDWELGVIRESEWRKGERVWDSVWSLENIKGTYWTRCPGHTDHFLTPTEKLQRVRVQLDWDRGKVTFTDLLTSSHLHTITHTFTHTVFPLFYNYSSSPMRILPAKISVTVEQQS; translated from the exons atggctgctacaaaccctctgtcagaagaagagttttcatgtcctgtgtgctgtgacatcttcagggatcctgttATACTGTCATGTacccacagtgtgtgtaaaacctgtctgcagcagttctgggaaaccaagggatctcgagaatgtccagtttgtagaAGAAGATCCTTTAATTCCAACCCTCCTCTTAATCGTGCACTAAAGAACCTGTGTGAGTCTTTTCTAGAGAGCAGGAGTGAGAGATCTTCATCTGGGTCTGAGGTgctctgcagtctgcacaatgagaaactcaaagtcttctgtctggaggaccaacagcctgtgtgtgtggtgtgtcagatttcaaaggCACATAAAACTCACGACTGCTGTCCAATAGATGAAGCTGTTTgtgactttaag AACAAACTCAAGACCTCCCTggagtctctacagcagcatctgaaggtCTTAGAGGAAGATAAACAAGcctgtgagaaaacagcagcacacattaag tatcaggcccagcacacagagaggcagataaaggaggagtttgagaagatccaccagtttctaagagatgaagaagcagcaagaatagctgcactgaaggaggaagaggagcagaagagtctcatgatgaggaggaagattgaggagatgagtggagaaatagcatctctttcagatcaaatcagaaacacagagaaggagatggaagctgagaacatcctgttcttacta aacgtgtcgtccacattgaaaca agttcatcacacaccaaaacaacatgagaaggtgtcaggagctctgatcaatgtagcaaaacatctttccaacctgaagttcagagtctgggagagaatgcagaagattctccagtact accctgttactctggaccccaacactgcacatccagaactccacctgtctgatgatctcactactgtagaacAGAGACCACAGAActcactgcttcctgataatccagagagatttgatgtgtgggagtgtgtcctgggctctgagggctttaactcagggacacactgctgggatgttgatgttggagacagtgatgactgggaactgggtgtaattagagagtctgaatggagaaagggagagagggtcTGGGATTCAGTGTGGAGTCTGGAGAACATAAAGGGCACTTACTGGACACGCTGCCCAGGACACACAGATCACTTCCTCACACCTACAGAGAAActgcagagggtcagagttcagctggactgggacagggggaaagtgacattcactgatcttctaaccagttcacacctgcacactataacacacacttttactcacACTGTTTTCCCATTATTCTATAATTACAGTTCCTCTCCTATGAGGATCTTACCAGCAAAGATATCAGTAACTGTGGAACAGCAAAGTTAA